tgcgGTAATCTACATCTTATATACATCTTACAAATGTTAAGAAGCGGGAGGAACAGGAACAGCATTCCAGTACGTGGGGCAACATGGAATAAAATGTTGACTAACTGAAAAACTTCtcaaatatttaacattttctCTATAGATGGTTGATATCATCTTACTCTTATGGAGTGATATGctcgattaaatattttaaataatatattctttaaaATGGGTGACTTATTTGAGATATTTGAGTGAAACCGGTGACCAGTTTGGTGTGAAATCCGTATCAACGATTTCAATGAGCAAGCTTAAGTGAAAAATaacgaacaacttgaaataaATCCTCCCAACTCAATAGTATCTGGAACCTGCGTAGTACTTTCTGCATTTGCCCGCTTTCAAGGAAAACACAGCATCACCGAAATCAAGATTCCTGACAAGTGAAAACATAAATAGTTAGATGTTACTCAAACTAACATATAATCAGGTCAAGAACAATGTCATTTGTTTAACCAAAAAGGTACTGAAACTAAAGAACAAAAAACAGCTTAATATCAGGTCTCTTcatgaaagaaaataataagCTCATGGCTATTGTGCAAATTGAGAGCAAAACAGACTGCGTTGAGTTTTCTGTACCTCCTACACTTATCATGATCTGGCTTTTAAGTCTCCAGCCCCCGCTCCAAGCGTGCCCTGATTATATTAAACTTTAAAATCATACGTCGAACCACAAACAGAAAATTTAGTTCAATTTTTGACAGATTGtgtcttttaaaattttcagatatgTAGCTGTTGTCAGGAACTAACCTCGGCCAAAACAATTGGAAGTTGTGTTGATGCCATTTCGACAAATGCAAGCAAACGACTGATCTATAGCAGAAAAGCCACACGTACCCCCACTTGTGACACAATTCTTGCATGTTTCATCAGAGTAGTACGAGTCATTGTACTGCAGTGAAATCCCATATTGCCATTTCATCGGATTCCCTTCATCTCCCCCAAACCCGAATATGGATGCATATGATGAGCATTGCAGCTTAGGAAGATCTAAACCATTACTGACAGCACTGGTACCAACAGCAAACGGGGGATCATACACACAACAAGTAGAGATTGGCGCATTTGGTTCTAATCCAATGCCTGTCACTCCTTTGCAAGAATACAATCCTCTGCATATATGCAAACCAGACCCCGTGTCACATAGATCCTCATTTGCATCAAACAAAGGAGACGTCGTAGAGCATCCTAGCAGAACGAATGTATCTTCCTCCACGTATTTGAATGGTGTCATGCTGTCCAGATGAAAGCTTCCAGAGTTCTGCATTGAAGCACAAGTTGACATGAAAGGGTCTTGAAGTATAAGAATGTTGGCTGAGTAGTCTATTGAGGATATCGTATAAACGCCAGTGCTAGTTGAGAACTGCAGTGCTCCGGAGCTACTACATTTGATTGTTCTGCCAAAATCAGGATGGCCACAGCCAAAGCCTGTACCAAAGGGAAATCTTACAGGTATTGTACCACATGCATCATGACATGTAGATTTGGTTAGCGAGACGTCGGGAGGAGTGGCATAGATAGGTTCAATACCGGAGAGCAAGAGCAAGATGTTTAGGATTAGCCATGAGATTGTAGCAAGCAGCATTGTATGATTGTATCAAGACCTGGAAATTGGAAGAGAGATTAGCACATGAAAAGTTGATGTGAAACAGTTTTCTTGTTTTCTCAAACTTGTTAATAGTTGAAAATTTCTTTCGGTGGAGGTGCTTATTTTCAACCATTTCTCAAAAGTAGAGCTTGTCTGAATCATTGGGATCTAGCTATAATGCACTTTTGGGTGTTTTATCAAGGACACTAACCAGTTTACTGCAAAAATGTGGTCCTACACTCAGATATTTCACGTATTTGAAATTGCATTAACTTGAATCACTAGTATAAAGTGTGATATCAAGAATATGGTAGCCTGAAAAAGTAAGATTGTGCCTTGTGGATGTGGTACCTCACTCTGTTAGCTCTTCCGGCCCAGAACACTGTGACTCTGTTTCcggtaagagcaagtccaataggttacctatatgatatcctaaactcacatttaggtaatgtgtcaaaaaaatgcactccaacactatcctagtgttatcctaaatcactagcacaaccttaattctcctagccattacctatgtataagtaacccctagtcattacctatttaatatttatgaataaaataatcatctctctccttctttctttgtctattctctccttttcctcttctctctctcaaatttattattaaaataatcttaggagaacaaatataaggattactattggagttgacactaaaaataaattacctaaatcactaagacatactagcactcattattttatattatttataagtaataggataggtaacctattggacttactcttaacatggtatcataattaaatttacaggtatttcaactttttaaaatttttattttaattaataccaATATTGCTAATGAAAGTATCACAAAATCTAAAAGTTTATGGATATTACACAGTCCGCTGCAAAATTAAACTTAAACAGCAAATGAAGCTTCAATTAATTTGTAACTTGTTTTCATTTACACAGCAATCTGCCTTTTAGTTTTTGTGATACAGGTAACTCAAATTTTACAACTTCACAGTCGTTTCCGTTGCCCAGACGATGCCATGAGCACTCCAACAGCAACAATGAACATTAACAACATTATTATAAGCAATGTATAAGTTCTCCTTGATGATCTGTGGTACTCTCTGAACAGTATAATTCCCCAAAATGTGCCCACAAGTGGATAAGCCTGTCATAAGTTAACATACATATCAGTTAAAACAAATTCAGTTAATATACTTCCACTATCTGAACTCCAAAATTAGGACCAAGAATTTAACACTACTTGCCAGATACAAATTTGGCAAATTTACCTGGACAGCATCTGCTGCTGCATACCCAGCAGCTTGACCTCCCATAAATTGGAGACCATTACCAAAGCCACATAAAAGTCCGGCCAGTGATGCCCAACCTCTTCCATCCCAATCTGACAGATAAGCCTTAAATGATGATCGAGGCAAGTTCAGAACAGGTCGATACAAGAAGCTGATGTTTAGAATGATGGCTATCACAAAGCAAGAGATCGAAAACCAGAAAAATGCTGTGTACACACTTAAGTGAGGGACATCTTCCCTCAAAGTTTCCCATTGGTCATTTGTTGCTAGGTTGAATGCCGGAGAAAATAGAGAAAAGCAAAGTCCTGCAAAGAAAGTTATGCCCAAACCAGTGTAGGTGCTCTTCCCAAATACCTAAAAACAGTGTTACCCCAGTCAGGATACAGGAAGCCAGAAAAATTTCTGTCTGGGGGCACAGATATGTTATTTTCaagcaaattaaaaattaactgTAGTGAAATCTGATAAGGAAGAAGTAACTAATTCAGGGATGAATAACAACAAATTACATATCTATAAAAGTGCATACGAGTAGAGAGCCGAACATACAACAAATAAGAGTTTGTTTTTGTGCGAGTATTAAACCTAATAAACCAAGtaaattctataatattttaaatttataattagttcaCCAGTAGACCAGAATGAAGCCATGGGAAAACGGCCCCCGCTGCCCTCACCTGAAATTGACATCCTCATTAAAATGCGAGAAACCAGCATGCAAAATGAATAAGATCATATGATCTTATACATATGGAAATGTATGAATCATGCTTTCAAATTTCAAGACAATTGTACAAAACTCAACAAATAGACAATGTTCTATGAGACTGAGGAATTTGATCATAAAAGTCTTACAAACCGGTGAAGAAGCATATTGCTTAATTCATTAGATCATGCTATAATAGTTTACCAAACCACATCAAGAAATGCCCCAGATACAGAACAGTCTTCATAAAATGAAGTTGTGAGTTAGCGCAAAGAGATTAAATCTAGGCAGCCACCAAATACTTTATAGTGCAAAATTGCATGGGGCCCCGGGTTAGATTAGAAGATATAAGTTATCTTGAAAATGACTGATTGAACATGAAGCTATAACAAACCTTAATTGCCCtcctgttttcaacttctaaaaGAAAGTCAGCAGTTCCAACTTTTGCCTTCGCTGTCGTGCCAAGAACATTCTCTATATCTCTTGCATCAGATATcaaacatatttctttataaatgGGAACTTGTTCTCTGCAAAAAAAATTCTATGTTGACATCATAACTGTATGATAAGCCAGGATATAAAGATATGGTCTATTTAGATTATAATAGTGCCTCCTTACTGAAACCAGAGTTCATTGTCTTTATCGTTTTGGTTGCTTGATTAGTCGATCATAATATGACCTTACCGATGTTAAAATAggctatttattttaaaaatcagcaACTATTTTGCATATGAGGTGAATTATACCCAATTTCCTCTATCTTATTATTTGCTAAGGTTTTAAATTTTGCTTCATTGTCTTTCTCATTAGATGCATGGAGACCCGAGGCAAAGCACACAGCCATTAGGAAGCATCCAACACCAGGGAAAAGAATCTCAGCGTTATTAATTTTGTCATCCAAGAAATAGTTCAAACTTGTTCCTGCATCAAATGAAAAGTACCAAATCAAATTTCTAAATCATCCGGTAACTTTTACAATTAGAACTTGGTCCTCAAATAACACATCAAAATAATGGTACCTATAACCACCGTTATGCTTGTAGTTATCACATTAGTTACTGTTAAGCCAACAAATGCCAAAGCATACTGTGTTGAGAGGTTCCCCAGACTAAGAACCACCCCACCAGCCATCGCAAACAAAATGCTTGGCCAGTTAACCTGCAATAATAACCTCTATAAATGAAAGAATCTGGCGAAACAACCATGTGGGAAATAACAAAGAAAAATGACCATACAAAAAAGTAATGACAAAAACTATGTCCAATGTGACCTATCATCACTGATATAGTACTTTCATGTACTGCATTATCTTGCTTCGTACTGTAAGCCCCCTTTTGTGGCAAATGGGCTCAATTTATATTGCTACTTAAAAAAGTATCATTTCATTATAACAGAAAAATGGGGGATAACTAGAATAGCAACCCATCTCGATGCCCTACAACAAGAAGTACACTTAATAGCAAGAAGCTATGAAACAATAATACACCTGCCCCTATACCACTAATAATACTACAAACTATTATCAATGATCTTCCCTTGATCTTTTTGTTTTTACTGCTGGTAACACTATGGCACTATAAAATTTGTCAGTATGAGCTGCTAGTTTATTGTTTGGTTGCACAATATTGCAAAAAACTAGCAGTTTGAGGAATATATCAAATCTGTCAATGCTTTCAAATTTGCATTCAAATTAATAACTGATTATTTCTATGTAAAGTGATACAATATGATATATTTCCAAAAGTCAACAACAATCAAATAACTAAAACAGGATTTGTAAGAATTATATAACCAAATACTATACTAATCATGCACTGATTCATATTGTAATCGTCGGCTACATATTCAACTCACCTGAGTAAGTTGGATTAGAAAGTTGGGGTTTTCAGCGGTACTTTCGCCGAGTTCCCCAAATGTGAAAGCAATGATGACAGCAGCTAAAAAGTTGGTGATAGTATAATCAAGGTAAGTATGCTGAGGAAGACGGCCTCGTCTTTCCAGGAGGGTAAAAACAGCAGGCCAGGTGCCCAATAGGAACAGCGAGAGAAACATGCACGCTATAGC
This genomic window from Daucus carota subsp. sativus chromosome 7, DH1 v3.0, whole genome shotgun sequence contains:
- the LOC108195389 gene encoding uncharacterized protein LOC108195389 — encoded protein: MLLATISWLILNILLLLSGIEPIYATPPDVSLTKSTCHDACGTIPVRFPFGTGFGCGHPDFGRTIKCSSSGALQFSTSTGVYTISSIDYSANILILQDPFMSTCASMQNSGSFHLDSMTPFKYVEEDTFVLLGCSTTSPLFDANEDLCDTGSGLHICRGLYSCKGVTGIGLEPNAPISTCCVYDPPFAVGTSAVSNGLDLPKLQCSSYASIFGFGGDEGNPMKWQYGISLQYNDSYYSDETCKNCVTSGGTCGFSAIDQSFACICRNGINTTSNCFGRGHAWSGGWRLKSQIMISVGGILISVMLCFP
- the LOC108196874 gene encoding ureide permease 1; its protein translation is MDLFEIPSLFNLPEEVSFSTGLNMYLVESRGGAIACMFLSLFLLGTWPAVFTLLERRGRLPQHTYLDYTITNFLAAVIIAFTFGELGESTAENPNFLIQLTQVNWPSILFAMAGGVVLSLGNLSTQYALAFVGLTVTNVITTSITVVIGTSLNYFLDDKINNAEILFPGVGCFLMAVCFASGLHASNEKDNEAKFKTLANNKIEEIGEQVPIYKEICLISDARDIENVLGTTAKAKVGTADFLLEVENRRAIKVFGKSTYTGLGITFFAGLCFSLFSPAFNLATNDQWETLREDVPHLSVYTAFFWFSISCFVIAIILNISFLYRPVLNLPRSSFKAYLSDWDGRGWASLAGLLCGFGNGLQFMGGQAAGYAAADAVQAYPLVGTFWGIILFREYHRSSRRTYTLLIIMLLMFIVAVGVLMASSGQRKRL